The nucleotide window AGCAGGAACGCGAGAGCCGCGAACACCACCATCAGGACCCCGCGCACCACCGGACTCTGCCGGCCGAACCAGCCCCGGACGCCGCCCGAGTCACTCTTGGCCTTCTTCGCCGGCGCCGGAGTCTGCTCCGGAGTCGAACTTGTCGCCTCGGTCATGCCCTCGCCCTTCCGAGAGACTCGCCCAGCAGGCCCGTCGGACGGACCAGCAGGATCAACACGAGCAGCACGAACGACGCCGCGTGCAGCCACTCCGTGCCGAACAGCGACGCCGCGTAGTTCTGCAGCAGCCCGAGCAGCAGGCCGCCGACCAGCGCGCCGCGCAGGTTGCCGATACCGCCGAGCACCGCCGCCGTGAACGCCTCGATGCCCAGCAGGAAGCCGGCGTCGAAACGCGTGACACCAACCTTCAGGTCGTACATCACCGCCGCGATACCGGCCATCAGACCGCCCAGCAGGAAGACGAGCGAGATCACGCGGCCCTTGTTGACGCCCATCAGCGCCGCGCTGTCCGGGTTCTGCGCCACCGCGCGGATGCCGCGGCCCAGCCGGGAGCTGTTGATGAAGCGGTCGAGCACGAACATCATCACGAGCGCCAGCACGATGATCAGAATCTGAAGATTCGTGACATGCATGTTGCCGATCACGAAGACGTCTCGCGGATGGATCAGCGCCGGCACCGCCCTGATGTTGCGCTGGGTGATGACGCCCATGGTCTCTGAGATGAACAGGGACGCGCCGATCGCGGTGATGAGGAAGGCCAGCGGCGGCGCGTTGCGCTTACGCAGCGGCCGGTAGGCGATGAATTCGACACCGAGTGCCGTGACACCGGACAGGACGATCGCCGCCA belongs to Amorphoplanes digitatis and includes:
- a CDS encoding branched-chain amino acid ABC transporter permease; the encoded protein is MNFSGLIQDFGPLTITGLAQGAIIALFALGYTLVYGVLRLINFAHSEVFLLGTFACIWAWELFGLDQNTAIPSVPAVIGLLVLGLVAAIVLSGVTALGVEFIAYRPLRKRNAPPLAFLITAIGASLFISETMGVITQRNIRAVPALIHPRDVFVIGNMHVTNLQILIIVLALVMMFVLDRFINSSRLGRGIRAVAQNPDSAALMGVNKGRVISLVFLLGGLMAGIAAVMYDLKVGVTRFDAGFLLGIEAFTAAVLGGIGNLRGALVGGLLLGLLQNYAASLFGTEWLHAASFVLLVLILLVRPTGLLGESLGRARA